In Lutra lutra chromosome 13, mLutLut1.2, whole genome shotgun sequence, one genomic interval encodes:
- the IFNB1 gene encoding interferon beta → MTSRCILQTALLVYFSTTVLAMNYNLLRFQLSSSSVECQELLLQLNGTSKDCLKDRMNFKIPEEIQKSQQFQKEDIVLVTLEMFQKTSDIFRRNLSSTGWNESIVENLLATLHWQKEHLEEILEDIMQEENFTWDHRTLLHLKRYYLRIVRYLKAKEYSVCAWTIVQAEILKSFFFLDKLTDSLPN, encoded by the coding sequence ATGACCAGCAGGTGTATCCTCCAAACTGCTCTCCTGGTATATTTTTCCACCACGGTTCTTGCCATGAACTATAACTTGCTTCGATTCCAACTAAGCAGCAGCAGTGTGGAGTGCCAGGAGCTCCTTCTGCAGTTGAATGGAACTTCTAAAGATTGCCTCAAGGACAGGATGAACTTCAAGATACCTGAGGAGATCCAGAAATCCCAGCAGTTCCAGAAGGAGGACATCGTATTGGTCACCCTTGAGATGTTCCAGAAGACCTCTGATATTTTCAGGAGAAATCTCTCAAGCACGGGATGGAATGAGAGCATTGTCGAGAACCTCCTTGCCACACTCCACTGGCAGAAGGAACATCTGGAGGAAATCCTGGAGGACATCATGCAGGAGGAAAACTTCACTTGGGACCACAGGACCCTTCTGCACCTGAAGAGATATTATCTAAGGATCGTGCGGTACCTGAAAGCCAAGGAGTACAGCGTCTGTGCCTGGACAATAGTGCAAGCAGAAATCCTCAAAagctttttcttccttgataaaCTTACAGATTCTCTCCCTAACTGA